Proteins encoded in a region of the Aliivibrio fischeri ATCC 7744 = JCM 18803 = DSM 507 genome:
- the glpB gene encoding glycerol-3-phosphate dehydrogenase subunit GlpB, whose amino-acid sequence MNFDTIIIGGGMAGLSCALRCLEAGLKTAVIASGQSALHFSSGSIDVLAKTPSGEPVSNPMTCIETFAKEYPSHPYATLGKETVERAIDWYRNTLSAIGVPLTSQTNGLNHYRLTPLGTMKSTWLSQPFVHQFPMDLDKNKTQKMVLVTIDGFRDFQPKLAQDNLKKLTQLSALEITTANISLSAFNEIKRNHCELRSIDLSRLLSKRAHRQELAYALQQHAQPGDLVVIPSIFGNGTGLTYLREIEQLTKLTLCEVPTMPPSLLGIRLEESMKHAFIELGGTMLNGDHVVQGEFSYVDKSDPEHSHYRLNRIFTKNHGDFPLQAKHFVLATGSFFSQGLKATVDSMIEPIFGLDIAQSDKRTDWYNHDFFSAQSHPFLNMGIETTAKFQAIKSGHVIDNLYCAGAILSGYNPILEGSGSGVAISSGFHAAESIIDQLNPSYSSTNNNIKAEVAL is encoded by the coding sequence ATGAATTTCGACACCATTATCATCGGCGGTGGCATGGCTGGTTTAAGCTGTGCTTTACGTTGCTTAGAAGCCGGATTAAAAACCGCGGTTATTGCCTCAGGTCAAAGCGCTCTGCATTTCTCATCAGGTTCGATTGATGTTCTTGCCAAAACACCTTCAGGTGAACCTGTTTCTAACCCAATGACTTGTATTGAAACCTTTGCAAAAGAGTATCCTAGCCATCCTTACGCGACCTTAGGTAAAGAAACAGTTGAACGCGCTATCGATTGGTATAGAAACACATTATCAGCTATTGGTGTCCCATTAACATCACAAACAAATGGACTAAATCATTATCGATTAACACCATTAGGAACAATGAAATCGACCTGGCTATCACAACCTTTTGTACATCAATTCCCTATGGATTTAGATAAAAACAAAACACAAAAAATGGTGTTGGTTACCATTGATGGGTTTCGTGATTTCCAACCTAAATTAGCTCAAGATAATTTAAAGAAACTCACTCAATTATCTGCTCTTGAAATAACAACTGCAAACATATCTCTTTCTGCATTTAACGAGATTAAGCGTAACCATTGTGAATTGCGCTCAATTGACTTATCCAGATTATTATCCAAGCGAGCACACAGACAAGAACTCGCTTACGCTTTACAACAACATGCTCAACCCGGTGATTTAGTAGTAATACCTTCTATTTTTGGTAATGGTACTGGATTAACCTACCTCAGAGAAATTGAGCAGCTAACCAAATTAACTCTATGTGAAGTTCCTACCATGCCGCCATCTTTATTAGGTATACGTTTAGAAGAAAGCATGAAGCATGCATTTATTGAGTTAGGCGGCACTATGCTAAATGGTGATCATGTCGTTCAAGGTGAATTCTCTTATGTTGATAAAAGCGATCCTGAGCACTCTCATTATCGTTTAAACCGCATTTTCACTAAAAACCATGGTGATTTCCCTCTTCAGGCGAAACATTTCGTCTTAGCCACAGGCAGCTTCTTTAGCCAAGGATTAAAAGCCACTGTTGATTCAATGATTGAACCTATTTTTGGTTTAGATATAGCACAAAGTGATAAAAGAACAGATTGGTATAATCACGATTTTTTTAGCGCTCAATCTCACCCTTTTCTAAATATGGGCATAGAAACTACAGCTAAATTTCAAGCGATAAAATCAGGACATGTGATAGATAACTTATACTGCGCTGGCGCAATTCTATCTGGTTATAATCCTATATTAGAAGGCAGCGGCAGCGGTGTTGCAATTAGTTCAGGATTTCATGCTGCAGAGTCCATTATAGATCAATTGAACCCTAGCTATTCTTCTACAAATAATAACATCAAAGCAGAGGTCGCATTATGA
- the glpA gene encoding anaerobic glycerol-3-phosphate dehydrogenase subunit A translates to MDKTSRLETSVIIIGGGATGTGIMRDCALRGIDCILIEKDDLASGTTGRNHGLLHSGARYAVTDNESAKECIHENKILKNIAKHCVEDTQGLFISLPDDDLEFQKQFIDSCELAGIEAKQLTPKEALLLEPNVNPNLIGAVQVPDGTLDPFRLCAANVLDAKEHGARLLTHTHVTSLIRHQDTVLGVNCIDIKTNQKIEIFAQQVINAAGIWGQNICEYADLSIKMFPAKGSLLILDYRINNLVINRCRKPSDADILVPGDTISLIGTTSEHIDYDKIDDLHVSAKEVDILMREGAKLAPIMVNTRVLRAYAGVRPLVAVDDDGTGRNISRGIVLLDHGEKDGLDGFTTITGGKLMTSRLMAEMTTDLVAKKIGNNQECTTHIRPLPGSNGASITAKKTASLAKPVYQSAIYRHGERAQQFLTDEAKDQAVICECEMVTQGEINYAINQLDVHNLVDLRRRTRLGMGPCQGELCTYRAAGLFEECGQISGNQSSQLLTHFLEERWKGIKPVFWGDALREAEFSYWIYEGLFGASDIPKQHSEQESKEAIL, encoded by the coding sequence ATGGACAAAACTTCTCGATTAGAAACTTCCGTTATCATTATTGGTGGCGGAGCAACAGGCACCGGAATTATGCGTGATTGTGCTTTGCGAGGTATCGATTGTATTTTAATTGAGAAAGACGATTTAGCTTCTGGTACCACAGGTCGAAATCATGGTTTACTTCACTCTGGTGCCCGCTACGCCGTGACAGATAACGAATCAGCGAAAGAATGTATCCATGAAAACAAGATCTTAAAAAACATTGCTAAACATTGTGTTGAAGATACTCAAGGCTTATTTATCTCTCTTCCCGATGATGATTTAGAGTTTCAAAAACAGTTTATTGATTCATGTGAATTGGCGGGTATTGAGGCAAAACAACTCACACCAAAAGAAGCCTTATTACTTGAACCAAATGTAAATCCTAACTTAATTGGAGCCGTTCAAGTCCCAGATGGAACGCTCGATCCTTTTCGTTTATGTGCAGCGAATGTCCTTGATGCGAAAGAACATGGTGCGCGTTTGCTCACACATACCCATGTAACTTCTCTTATCCGACACCAAGATACGGTGCTCGGAGTGAACTGTATTGATATAAAAACCAATCAGAAAATTGAAATCTTTGCGCAACAAGTCATTAATGCCGCAGGTATTTGGGGCCAAAACATTTGTGAATACGCCGATTTAAGCATCAAAATGTTTCCAGCAAAAGGTTCATTACTGATCTTAGATTATCGTATTAATAACTTAGTGATTAACCGTTGTCGTAAACCATCTGATGCCGATATTTTAGTGCCAGGGGATACGATTTCACTTATCGGAACCACATCAGAACACATTGATTATGACAAGATTGATGATTTGCATGTAAGTGCTAAAGAAGTTGATATTCTCATGCGTGAAGGTGCAAAACTCGCACCAATCATGGTAAACACCCGTGTTTTACGCGCCTATGCAGGTGTCCGCCCATTGGTTGCGGTTGACGACGACGGTACAGGCCGAAACATCAGTCGAGGCATAGTGTTACTCGACCACGGTGAAAAAGATGGTTTAGACGGATTTACAACCATTACTGGAGGTAAACTAATGACCTCTCGTTTAATGGCAGAAATGACAACAGATCTGGTGGCTAAAAAGATCGGAAATAACCAAGAATGCACCACTCATATTCGTCCGCTACCGGGCTCAAATGGCGCATCAATTACCGCAAAAAAAACCGCAAGTCTTGCAAAACCCGTTTACCAAAGTGCCATTTATCGACACGGTGAACGTGCTCAACAGTTTTTAACCGATGAAGCTAAAGATCAAGCCGTGATCTGTGAATGCGAAATGGTAACCCAAGGTGAAATTAACTACGCCATTAACCAATTAGATGTTCACAACCTGGTTGATCTTCGTCGCCGCACTCGCTTAGGTATGGGCCCCTGCCAAGGAGAACTATGTACCTATCGTGCCGCTGGACTATTTGAAGAGTGTGGACAAATTAGTGGTAACCAATCAAGCCAACTATTAACTCACTTTTTAGAAGAACGCTGGAAAGGCATCAAACCTGTATTCTGGGGAGATGCACTACGAGAAGCAGAATTTAGCTATTGGATTTATGAAGGTCTGTTCGGAGCAAGTGACATTCCAAAACAACACTCTGAACAAGAATCAAAAGAGGCAATATTATGA
- the fdhF gene encoding formate dehydrogenase subunit alpha, with protein MMKITIDKQTFTIDEEITLLAAAKECNVEIPSLCGNNINGEKVPCDLCVVEIEGQGIQRACETQAVDGMQVITSSEALAKRRQSALNKILSDHYADCEAPCQTACPAGVDIQSYLYHISQDDHQKAIEVIKRTLPMPLSIGRVCPAFCEAECRRGLVDEPLAIRQLKRHAADVDLHAQESYVPPKKADKGKSIAVIGSGPGGLTCGYYLTNEGYSVTVFESMPKAGGWLRYGIPEYRLPKSILDKEIELMCRNGMEVQTSVKLGEDFSLTQLSDEYDAVCLAVGASKAVEMHYQGSELGGCYLGVDYLKDYVTESKLTTGKKVAVIGGGNTAIDCARTAVRDGADTTLIYRRTREEMPAEDYEVVEAEHEGVKFHFLTNPVENIADENGRVTQVRLEKMALGEPDASGRRSPQATGEFFIEEFDTVISAVSQKPDLSFLENDTIDLPLTRWNTADANSLTMHSGVKNIFSIGDFRRGPATAIEAVADGRIAAEAIDRFFNGNMEKIPTKPFNSQKEKKTKQVDPKHFEHIQKAMRVIMPELTAEQREQSFDEVETGFDNLDAIREAERCLECACQANTNCGLRDYATEYKADETDLSNESKQKFAIDTTSEFIVFDANRCISCGQCVEACNEKGVHGVLSFMKNEDGTNASRPECRAGFEHGYQMGNSNCVQCGACVQACPVGALVDSRDKSQGRIEVLKPVDTICTYCGVGCKLTMMVDESTNKIKYVQGAKSSPVNEGMLCVKGRFGFDFVSSDERLKTPLIRKNGKLVPASWEEAITLVADKFSAIKSQHGGNALAGFSSAKTTNEDNYAFQKLVRREFETNNLDHCARLCHSTTVTGLEASIGSGAMTNDIPSIKHSDLIFIIGSDTTSAHPIIASHIKQAIRHHGARLIVADPKQVDISDHAELYVAQRPGTDVMLLNGIMQQIIKNNWHDQAYIAERVEGFDELKAEVMSEAYSPEKIELITGVKAQDVIEMARYIGTAKRTAIYYSMGITQHTTGHDNVRSIANLQMLCGNIGIEGGGINPLRGQSNVQGACDMGALPTDFPGYQKVENPAVYEKFVKAWNKPTLPSKKGLTLTEIIDAACHEQVKGLFVMGENPVLSDPDQAHVIHGLEKLDFLVVQDIFMTETAAYADVILPSCSFAEKAGHFTNTERRVQRISPAVNPPGEAKEDWWIIQEIANAMGGEWNYQSVEDITEEITQVTPQYQGMHWDAIGKNGLQWPCNDANPQGTRIMHNQQFLRGKGQMAAVPFRYAAELPDEEYPLVLTTGRLLEQYHTGTMTRKTKGLNNLAGPRAMMSVADAERLGISNSEMVRVSTRRGTIEAPAFVTKRMQEGVIFVPFHFVEAAANKLTTTALDPHAKIPEFKVAAVKVEKVLQPEPEMC; from the coding sequence ATGATGAAAATAACTATAGATAAACAAACATTCACTATCGATGAAGAGATAACACTTTTAGCAGCTGCAAAGGAATGCAATGTCGAAATCCCTTCACTATGCGGAAACAATATCAATGGTGAGAAAGTACCATGTGATTTATGCGTAGTTGAAATTGAAGGTCAAGGAATTCAACGTGCTTGTGAAACTCAAGCGGTTGATGGTATGCAAGTGATCACTTCGTCTGAAGCGTTAGCAAAACGTCGTCAAAGTGCATTAAACAAAATTCTTTCAGATCATTACGCTGATTGTGAAGCGCCGTGCCAAACTGCGTGCCCAGCTGGCGTAGATATACAGTCATATCTGTACCACATTTCACAAGATGACCATCAAAAAGCCATTGAAGTCATTAAACGAACATTGCCAATGCCATTATCTATTGGTCGTGTTTGTCCTGCGTTCTGTGAAGCGGAATGTCGTCGTGGTTTGGTTGATGAGCCATTAGCTATTCGTCAATTAAAACGTCACGCGGCTGACGTGGATTTGCATGCTCAAGAATCTTATGTGCCACCAAAGAAAGCAGACAAAGGAAAATCCATTGCTGTGATTGGTAGTGGTCCGGGTGGATTAACCTGTGGTTATTATCTGACTAATGAGGGTTACAGTGTAACGGTGTTTGAGTCGATGCCTAAAGCAGGCGGTTGGCTACGTTATGGTATTCCTGAATATCGTTTACCAAAATCGATTTTAGATAAAGAAATCGAATTGATGTGTCGTAACGGTATGGAAGTTCAAACTTCTGTGAAATTAGGTGAGGATTTCTCATTAACACAGTTAAGTGATGAGTATGATGCTGTCTGTTTGGCAGTCGGTGCTTCAAAAGCCGTTGAAATGCATTATCAAGGCAGTGAGCTTGGTGGTTGCTACTTAGGTGTTGATTATTTAAAAGATTACGTAACAGAATCTAAATTAACGACAGGCAAAAAAGTAGCGGTTATTGGTGGTGGTAACACGGCGATTGACTGTGCTCGTACAGCGGTGCGTGATGGCGCTGATACTACACTTATTTATCGTCGTACTCGTGAAGAGATGCCCGCTGAAGATTACGAAGTAGTTGAGGCTGAGCATGAAGGCGTTAAATTCCATTTCTTAACCAACCCTGTTGAAAATATTGCCGATGAAAATGGGCGAGTAACTCAAGTTCGCTTGGAGAAAATGGCATTGGGTGAGCCAGATGCATCTGGTCGTCGTAGTCCTCAGGCAACCGGTGAATTTTTTATTGAAGAGTTTGATACTGTAATTTCTGCGGTATCACAAAAACCGGATTTAAGCTTTTTAGAGAACGATACGATTGATTTGCCACTGACTCGTTGGAATACCGCTGATGCAAACAGTTTGACAATGCACAGTGGTGTGAAAAATATTTTTAGCATCGGTGATTTTCGTCGTGGTCCTGCAACGGCAATTGAAGCGGTTGCTGATGGTCGTATTGCTGCAGAAGCGATTGATCGTTTCTTTAACGGTAACATGGAGAAAATTCCAACTAAACCGTTTAATTCTCAAAAAGAGAAGAAGACTAAGCAAGTTGATCCTAAGCATTTTGAACATATTCAAAAAGCAATGCGCGTCATCATGCCTGAGTTAACCGCTGAGCAGCGTGAGCAAAGCTTTGATGAAGTTGAAACGGGTTTTGATAATTTAGATGCGATTCGTGAAGCGGAGCGTTGCTTAGAGTGTGCATGTCAAGCTAACACCAATTGTGGGCTGCGTGATTATGCAACGGAATATAAGGCGGATGAAACGGATTTAAGCAACGAAAGTAAACAGAAGTTTGCTATCGATACCACTTCTGAATTCATCGTGTTTGATGCCAACCGTTGTATTAGTTGTGGTCAATGTGTTGAAGCGTGTAACGAAAAAGGCGTGCATGGCGTCTTAAGCTTCATGAAAAATGAAGACGGAACCAATGCCTCTCGTCCTGAATGTCGTGCAGGGTTTGAGCACGGTTATCAAATGGGTAACTCAAACTGTGTGCAATGTGGTGCGTGTGTTCAAGCGTGTCCTGTTGGCGCATTGGTTGATTCTCGTGATAAATCTCAAGGTCGAATCGAAGTTTTAAAACCGGTTGATACGATTTGTACCTATTGTGGTGTAGGTTGTAAGTTAACCATGATGGTTGATGAATCAACAAACAAAATTAAATACGTTCAAGGCGCTAAATCGTCTCCAGTGAACGAAGGCATGCTGTGTGTTAAAGGTCGCTTTGGTTTTGATTTTGTCAGCAGCGATGAGCGCTTAAAAACACCGTTAATTCGTAAAAATGGTAAGTTAGTTCCTGCAAGTTGGGAAGAGGCGATCACATTAGTAGCTGATAAGTTCAGCGCCATTAAATCTCAACATGGCGGTAATGCGCTAGCTGGATTCTCGTCGGCAAAAACCACCAATGAAGATAACTACGCATTCCAAAAATTGGTACGTCGTGAGTTTGAAACCAATAACCTTGATCACTGTGCACGTTTATGTCACTCAACGACAGTAACGGGCTTAGAAGCGTCTATTGGTAGTGGGGCAATGACCAATGATATTCCAAGTATCAAACATTCTGATCTGATCTTTATTATTGGTTCAGATACGACATCTGCTCACCCGATCATTGCTTCTCACATTAAACAAGCCATCCGTCATCACGGTGCTCGTTTGATTGTTGCGGATCCAAAGCAAGTAGATATCTCTGATCATGCAGAGCTGTATGTAGCACAACGTCCGGGTACGGATGTGATGTTACTTAACGGTATTATGCAGCAGATCATCAAAAATAACTGGCACGATCAGGCATACATCGCTGAACGTGTTGAAGGTTTTGATGAACTAAAAGCAGAAGTGATGTCAGAGGCGTACTCACCTGAGAAAATTGAGTTAATCACAGGCGTAAAAGCACAAGATGTGATTGAAATGGCACGTTACATTGGTACAGCCAAGCGTACTGCTATTTATTACTCAATGGGTATTACGCAGCATACGACGGGTCATGATAACGTTCGATCTATTGCTAACTTACAAATGCTGTGTGGCAACATTGGTATTGAAGGTGGTGGTATTAATCCACTTCGTGGTCAATCAAACGTACAAGGTGCGTGTGATATGGGAGCCTTGCCAACGGATTTCCCTGGTTACCAAAAAGTGGAGAATCCTGCAGTTTACGAGAAATTTGTAAAAGCGTGGAATAAACCAACATTGCCAAGTAAGAAAGGCTTAACATTAACAGAAATCATTGATGCCGCCTGCCATGAACAAGTAAAAGGTTTATTTGTTATGGGTGAGAACCCAGTGTTGAGTGACCCTGACCAAGCACACGTTATTCACGGTTTAGAGAAATTAGATTTCCTAGTTGTACAAGATATCTTTATGACAGAAACTGCAGCGTATGCTGATGTGATTTTACCATCGTGTTCGTTTGCAGAAAAAGCGGGTCATTTTACCAATACTGAGCGCCGTGTTCAGCGTATCTCACCTGCAGTAAATCCTCCGGGCGAAGCGAAAGAAGATTGGTGGATCATTCAAGAAATTGCCAATGCAATGGGTGGAGAGTGGAATTACCAATCTGTTGAAGACATTACTGAAGAGATCACTCAAGTGACGCCTCAATACCAAGGTATGCATTGGGATGCCATTGGTAAAAATGGACTTCAATGGCCATGTAATGATGCGAACCCACAAGGCACTCGCATTATGCATAATCAACAGTTCTTACGTGGTAAAGGTCAAATGGCAGCGGTTCCATTTAGATATGCGGCTGAACTGCCTGATGAAGAGTATCCATTAGTGCTCACAACGGGACGTTTATTAGAGCAGTACCACACAGGTACCATGACACGTAAAACCAAAGGGTTGAACAACCTTGCTGGTCCGCGCGCTATGATGAGTGTGGCAGATGCTGAGCGTTTAGG